The DNA sequence GCAGCATGGCCACCGCGCCGCCCAGCAGCAGCCGCTCCGCCGTGCTGACGGGCGCCGGATCGCCCGCGCTGCTCCGATGCCGCAGCCACACCATGTCCACCAGCTCGCGCCCCAGCAGCACGGCATTCACCAGCAGGAACAGCAATGCCGTTCCCACCCCGGTCACCAGCAGCGCCAGCGCGAAGGGCAGGGCGATCAGGTTCACCAGCAGGGCGCGTCCGGCCGATTTCAACCCTTCCGCCAGCTGTTCGCGCAGCGGCAGGTCGCGCGCTCGGGCGGCGGCCTGCGGATAATGGCGCAGCTCCACCGCCTGCACCGCTTCGTCCGCATAGAACTGGATCACCGCCATGGCGACGATCCGCCACGCGAGCCACAGCCACAGCAGGGCCAGCAGCAGCGAGGCGATCCCGCGCACTTCCCCCGCGCCGGTGAACAGCGCATCGGAAAGCCCCGCACGCTGCAGCAGCCAGTCCAGCCCGTACCATCCCCCGCCGCCCAGCAGCGCGAACAGCAGCAGGGTGACGCCCAGGCTCTTCAGCAGGATGCGCAGCACGCGCGGATCGCCCATCTGCGCAAGCGCACGGAACAGCGAGGCGATCACGGCCAGCATCGACGCTTGCGATTGCGCGCGCGCCGGGCCAAGTCAACGCCGCGCAAGCGAACCTTCCCGTGCCGCCCCTGCTTGCCGGCACGTATCCTGCCAGAATTTCCGGAGTATCCATGCCCGAACCCAGATATGACGTGATCGCGATCGGCAATGCCATTGTCGACGTGATGGCCCATTGTACCGATGAACTGATCGACGAACTCGGCCTCACGCGCGGGGGCATGATGCTGGTGGACGAGGAACAGGCCAACCAGCTGTATGAGGCGATGGGGCCCGCGCGGGAGATTTCCGGCGGATCGGCTGCCAACACTCTGGCCGGGCTTTCGGCCATGGGCGCGCAATGCGCCTTCATCGGCCAGGTGGCGGATGACCAGCTGGGCGCGGTGTTCGCCCATGATATTCACGCCGTTGGGATCGATTTCGATACGCCGAAGCGGGCGGGGGAGCCGGCAACGGCGCGCTGCCTGATCTTCGTGACGCCCGATGGCCAGCGCACGATGAACACTTTCCTCGGCGCCTCGCAATTCCTTCCCGCCACCGCGCTGAACGAGGAAGCGATCGGCGGGGCGCGCATCCTCTATCTCGAAGGCTATCTGTGGGACCCGGAAGAGCCGCGCGCGGCCATGCGGCGGGCGATCGAAACGGCGCGCGCAGCGGGGCGCAAGGTCGCCTTCACCCTGTCCGACACCTTCGTGATCGCCCGTCATGGCGAGGATTTCCGCCAGCTGATGGCCGAAGGCCTGATCGACATCCTGTTTGCCAATAAGGCGGAACTGGCAGCGATCACCGGCAAGGAGGATTTCGAGGAAGGGCTGGCGGAGATCGCGCCGCTGGTGCCCGTGCTCGTCGTCACCCGCAGCGAGGAGGGGGCGGTGGCGATCGCCCACGGCGAACGCGCCGAAGCGGCGGCGGAACCGATCGCCAAGGTCGTCGATACCACCGGCGCCGGCGATCTCTTCGCCGCCGGCTTCCTGTTCGGCCATGTGCGCGGCCGCGATCTGGCTACCTGCCTGCGCATGGGCGCGATCGCAGCGGCAGAGATCATCAGCCATATTGGTGCCCGTTCCGAAGTGGATCTGGCCGCTCTGATCGAGAGCAAGCTGGGCTGACGCACAACCCCGCTGGAACACGCTGGAACAAGGTTCAGGCCCAAGGAATTCTGCGGTTTTCGGGCGCGGCCTCGGCCCGCCCGGCACCAGCCGATTGACTGCCCGCCCCGGCGCCTGGAACACGCTGGAACAGGGTTCAGCGCAAAGATTCCTGCGGTTGGAGCGCAGGCCTTGCAAACGGGTGCGAACGGGGTTGCGAGCGGCGCGGTGGATGCGGGTCATGCCCCGGATCATGCCGCGCCCGGCCGATTGTAGGACAGGGGCGCGGGCGGCTCAGCCCCGTTTTTGTTCCCGCGCCACTTCGCGCCAGCCGACGTCGCGGCGGCAGAAGCCGGTGGGGAAATCGATCGCGTCCACCGCGCGATAGGCGCGGGCCTGCGCCTCTGCCGTGGTGGCCCCGCGCGCAGTGACATTCAGCACCCGCCCGCCATCGGCGACGAGATGCTCGCCCTCCATCGCGGTGCCGGCATGGAACACCTTGGCGCCGGTTTCCTCCGCCACGCCCACGCCCATGATGGTGCCGCCCTTTTCGGGCGTATCGGGATAGCCGTTGGCCGCCATCACCACCGTCAGCGCGCGGTCGGGCGAAAAGCGCGGCGCATCCATCGCGCCAAGGCGATTCTCCGCGCAGGCGAGCATATATTCGCCCAGGTCGCTTTCCAGCCGCATCATCAGCACCTGGCATTCGGGATCGCCGAAGCGACAATTGTATTCCACCAGCTTCGGCCCCTCTTCCGTCAGCATCAGCCCGGCATAGAGCACGCCGGAATAGGGCATCCCCTCATCCGCCATCTGCCGCACCGTGGGGGCGATGATCCGGTCGATCGCCTGCGCCCGCAGCGCCGGGGTCAGCACCGGGGCGGGGCTGTATGCGCCCATGCCGCCGGTGTTGGGGCCGGTATCGCCTTCGCCCACGCGCTTGTGATCCTGCGCGCTGCCGAAGGGCAGGATCGTGGCGCCATCGGTCAGGGCGAAGAAGCTGGCCTCTTCCCCCTCCATGAATTCCTCGATCACCACTTCCGCGCCGGCGCCGCCGAAGGCCCCGCCGAACATGTCGGCCAGCGCGGCTTCCGCCTCATCCTGCGTGGCGGCGATCACCACGCCCTTGCCCGCCGCCAGCCCATCGGCCTTCAGCACATAGGGCGGGGCGAAATCCGCCAGCGCCTGCACCGCCTGTTCCAGCGAGGCGGCCCGGAAATAGCCGGCGGTCGGAATGCCAGCGCGGTCGCACAGATCCTTGGTAAAGCCCTTGCTGCCTTCCAGCTGGGCGGCGGCCTTGCTGGGGCCGAACACGGCCACGCCTTCCGCCCGCAGCGAATCCGCCAGCCCATCCACCAGCGGCGCTTCCGGCCCGATCACCACCAGCCCGATTCGGTGGTCGGCGCAGAACGCCGCCACGGCGGCATGGTTGGCCGCATCCAGCGTGACGAGATGCGCATGCTCCGCAATGCCGGGATTGCCGGGGGAGGCATACAGCGTGTCCCCCGCTTCCACGATCAGGCGGGATTGCGCCAGCTTCCATGCCAGAGCATGTTCGCGCCCTCCCGATCCCAGCAGAAGGATGTTCATGGCCGGCCCTTTCCCCGATTCCGATGACGATTTTGACGGCCGCGATGGCGCGCGTGGCGGGCTGGTAGCCAAGGGGCAGGCTGGCGACAACGCTGCACCGCTATCCATCACCGAGATTTCGCAACTGCTGAAGCGCACGGTGGAAGACCGCTTCGGCTATGTGAAGCTGCGCGGCGAGCTTTCGGGTGTGAAGCGGGCCGCTTCCGGCCACCTCTATTGCTGCCTGAAGGATGACAAGGCGGTGATGGACGGGGTGATGTGGCGCACCACCGCCCAGCGGCTGGGCTTCCTGCCGGAAGACGGGATCGAGGTGGTGGCCAGCGGCAAGATCACCACCTTTCCCGGCCGTTCCAAATACCAGATCGTCATCGAACATATGGAAATCGCGGGAGAAGGCGCGCTGCTGGCGCTGCTGGAAAAGACGCGGCGGCGGCTGGAGGCCGAAGGGCTCTTCGCGGCGGAGCGCAAGCGGCCGCTGCCGTTCCTGCCCGACGTGATCGGTGTCGTGACCTCGCCCACGGGATCGGTGATCCGCGACATCCTCCACCGCCTGGCGGATCGTTTCCCCAGCCGGGTGCTGGTGTGGCCGGTGCTGGTGCAGGGGCGCGGCTCGGCCGAGCAGGTGGCCGCGGCGCTGCGCGGATTTGCCGCCATGGCGCCGGGCGGTGGGCGGGGCGGGGCGCTGCCCCGGCCCGATCTGCTGATTGTGGCGCGCGGGGGCGGCTCAATCGAGGATCTGTGGGGCTTCAACGAGGAGATCGTGGTCCGCGCCATTGCCGAATCGCCGATCCCGGTGATCAGCGCGGTGGGCCATGAAACCGATACGACGCTGGCGGACTATGCGGCCGATCGCCGCGCCCCCACGCCCACGGCGGCGGCGGAGATCGCCGTGCCGGTGCGGCATGAGCTGGCGAATGCGCTGGGCGAGCTGGGGCTGCGCCAGCGGCGCTGCGTCAACCGGCCGCTGCAGCTGGGGCGCGAACGGCTGGAGGCGCGGCTCGCGCGCATGCCGCGGCCCGAAGCGCTGGCGGCGCAGGCGGCGCAGCGGCTGGACGAATTGGGCGAGCGGCTGCGGCGCGGGCTGGCCGACCGGGCGAGCCGGGCGCGCGAGCGGCTGCAGGCGGACCGCGCGCGGCTTTCGGCGCCGCTGCTGCGCGCGCAGCTGGGGGAGGCGCGGCAGCGGCTGGCCGGCGTGCGGCTGGCGCCCGTGCTGGTGCAGCGGCCGCTGGCGGAAGGGCGCGAGCGGCTGGCGGCAAGCTGGCGGCTGGCGCAGCAGCTCCACCCCGAACGGCCGCTGCAACGCGGCTATGCGATGGTGCTGGACGGGGGTGGGCGGCCGGTCACCTACAGTGCGGCGGCGCGGCGGGAGCCGGCCCTGACGCTGAAGTTCCGCGATGGCAGGCTGGATGTCATCCCGGCCACGGGCGAGGGAGCGGAGAAGGCGGGCGCGCAGGCGGCAGCCCCGACCCCCGCCCCGGCGCCGCGCCGCGCGTCGCCGCGCGCCAGGCCCGCCCCGCCGTCTGCGGAGCAGCCGAAATTGCTTTGACGGGCGCGGCTTGGTAAGCCTGTGGCCATGCTGATGTCCTCCGGCGAGAAAGCCGCAACCCTGATCTACGGGCCCAACGGGTTCCGTGTCGTGAAGCCTGGCAGCTATGTGCTCTGCGCCGTGACCGGCGAACCGATCCCGCTTGAAGAGCTGCGCTATTGGAGCGTGGACCGGCAGGAGCCCTATGCCAGCCCCGAAATCGCCACGCAGCGCCTGAACCGCGACTCGTGAGGCGGGCGGCCGCACTGGGGGCGCCGGCGGTGCTTGCCGCCTGCGTGCCCGCGGGCAGCGGTGCGCCGGATGTGGCGGTGGTGCAACCGGTGGAGGCTTCGCCCGCCGCCGTGGCGCCTCCGCAAGCCCCGCGCCTCGCAGGCCCCAGCACTTTCGTCTATGATGGCCAGCTTACCCAGGGCGGCTGGATCCGCGGGCAGGCACCTGCGGGCACCGTCTCCGCCCGCCTGGGGGAGCAGGTGCTCACGCTGGATGGGGAAGGGCGCTTCTTCGCCGCCTTCGATCGCGACGCCGGCCCTACCGCCAGCCTGACGGCCACGCTGGCGGACGGGCGCGTGGTGCGCAGCCCGCTCTCCATCGCACCGCGCGAATGGCAGATCGAACGGGTGAATGTCGCCCGTTCGCCGGGAGGGCCGAGCGAGGCCTTCATGAAGATCCGCCGGCCGGAGCTGGCGCAGATCGCCGCCGCGCGCGCGAAGGACACGGGTGCAGAGGGCTGGCGGCAGGATTTCATCTGGCCCGTCACCGGGCGAATCTCCGGCCGGTTCGGATCGCAGCGCATCTATCGCGGGGAGCCGGGGAGCTATCACACCGGGCTCGACATCTCGAGCGGCACCAGCGGCACGCCCTTCGTCGCCCCGGCCGACGGCGTGGTGATCCTCGCCGCGCGGGAGCCGTTCTCGCTCGAAGGGCACCTGCTGATGATCGACCATGGGGCGGGCCTCAACAGCGCCTTCCTTCACTGTTCGGAAATCGACGTGGAGCCGGGCCAGCATGTGAAGCAGGGGCAGATGCTCGGCCGCATCGGCGCCTCGGGCCGGGCGACCGGGCCGCATCTCCACTGGAGCATCAAATGGCACGATGCGCGGCTCGATCCGCTGCTGTTCCTCGGGCCGATGCCCTGATCGCCTGACCGGCCGGTGAGCGCGCGGGCAAGCAGGCGGCGGCAGGGAGCGCGCGGCCGCATCCTGCGGCTGCTCGCGGTCGCACTGGTGGCGGCGGCCCTTGCGCCGGGCACCTGGTGGCGCGAGCGGGTGAGCTGGGGCACGGCGGAAGGCAGCCCGCTGCTCACCGCCGTCCCGCTTTCGGTGCCGACCGATCAGGCGGGGCCGCTGCGAGTGACGGGGCTGTGGTGGTTGCGCAGCACGAATCAGCATTTCGGCGGCTTCTCCGCGCTGCTGGCGCGCCCCGGCGGGCGACTGTTCGCCGCCAGCGATCGCGGGCGGCAGATGGACTTCTCGTCCCCAAGCGACGGCGGTGGCCGAGGGCCTGCTCAGTTCGCCTTCTTCGCCGGGCGGCAGGAGCTGGACAAAGCGGGTGCCGACATCGAATCGCTCACCGCCGATCCCGCCAGCGGCCGCATCTGGGCCGGCTATGAAGGCGCCAATGCGATCGAGCGCTACGATCCCGGCTTCGCCAACCGACGCCGCGCGCAACCCGCGGCCATGCGCGACTGGCCGCGCAACAGCGGGCCTGAGGCGATCCTGCACCTGCGCGACGGGCGCTTCATCGTGCTGGCCGAAGGCGATCCCGCGCCGCTGCCGGGCGAAACCACGCCCGGCCTGCTGTTCCCCGCCGACCCGGTGGACGCGGAGGGGGACGAATCAGAACCGCTCCGCTTCCGCTTCCCGCGGCCCGACGGCTTTCGCCCGGTAGACATGGCGCAACTGCCCGATGGGCGCGTGCTGATCCTGCTGCGCAAATTCGTGCTGGGTCTGCCGCCCCACTTTGAAACCCGGATCATCCTGGCCGATCCTGCGCGAATCACCGGGGGCGGGGCATGGAGCGGCGAAACGCTGTTCGAACTGGCCAGCCCGCTACCGCGCGAGAACTACGAAGGCATGGCCATCGTGCCCGGGCCCGGCGATGCCGTGACCATCTGGCTGATTTCCGACGACAACACGTCCGTGTTCCAGCGCACGCTGCTGATGCGGCTGGCGTGGAGTCCCAGTAGAGGCGCACAAGAAAAGGCGCGCGACAGCAGCCGCGCGCCCGGTTGATCGGCCCCGCCGCGGCGCCTTGCGGCGCCCGCGAATCAGGCGGCCGGCTGCACCTTCTTGAGATCGCGCTTCACCTTGCGGGCGCGCGGGCTCAGCTTCTCGTCAGAGGTCTTGAGCAGCCAGTTGTCCAGCCCGCCATTGTGCTCGACGGAGCGCAGGCCCTGCGTGGAGACGCGGAACTTGAAGCTGCGGTCCAGCTTCTCGCTCAGCAGCGTCACGTTCTGCAGATTGGGCAGGAAGACGCGCTTGGTCTTGTTGTTGGCGTGGCTAACATTGTGGCCAATCTGGCGGCCCTTGCCGGTCAGTTCGCAGATACGCGACATGATGCTCTCTCGAATTCTGTCTGTGCCGATGTTCGGAAAGCGGCGCGCATAGCGGGGGAGGGGGCACTCGTCAAGCAATCCGCCCCGCTCCTCGGCCATTTCGCAGCCATTGCCGCGACCCCTGCCCCCCGCTAGCGCATGGCAATGACCACCTGGCCGCTCCCCCCGCCGATGGCCCGCGCGATCGCGCTGGCCGAGCGCGCCTCCGCCAGCGGAGAAGTGCCCGTGGGCGCGGTGGTGATGCGCCGTGGGGAAGTGCTGGGCGAAGGCCACAATGCGCCGCGCGGGCTGGCCGATCCCACCGCCCATGCCGAAATCCTGGCCCTGCGACAGGCAGCCCAGCGCCTTGGTAACGAGCGGCTGGATGGCTGCGACCTGTGGGTGACGCTGGAGCCCTGCGCCATGTGTGCGGGCGCCATCGCCCATGCGCGAATCGCCCGGCTCTATTATGCCGCACCCGATCCCAAGGGCGGCGCGGTGGAGCATGGCGCAAGGCTGTTCGACCAGCCGCAATGCCTGCACCGGCCAGAGGTCTATTCCGGCATGGGGGAAGAGCGGGCGGCGGCGCTGCTGCGCCAATTCTTTGCCGCCCGCCGATGATCAGGCCGCTGATCTAAAGGCCGCGCCAGATCTTCACCGGCGCCGAATCGCCGCTGCCCCGCCGCCGCGCATCGCAGCGGGCTGGCAGGAAATCCGTGCCGTAACAGAGCCACATCTCCTCCAGCCAGCCGCGCGAGTTGAGACGGATGCCGATATGCTCCGGCTGCCAGTGGCGATTGGCATCGGCAAAACCGCGGCGGACATCGCCCGCCGTCAGCCCCTCCTTGCGTGAGAGACGATCGTAGTCAGGCAGGCGCAGGCTGTTCCACAGGATGCGGGTGATGCGGAAATAGGTTTCGGGCCGCTGGGCCATACAACTGCCATGCTTGGCCCATTCATTGGCAAGCAGCGCAGGCGACGGGGTCATGCACAGGTTGCGCGCCAGCTCGCCGCCGGTGAGCGCGTTCCGCACCGGGCAATATTGTGGCCAGCCACGCGATCCGCCTTCGGGCCAAAGCCCGTGGACCACGAAGCCGAACCGGCCGCTGCTGCCCGAACACTGCCGCGCATCGGCCCGGCTCTTCCCACGGGTGCGACAATATTCGGGGGACCAGCTGAGCGCGAGCGTGTAGCCGCTGATCGGCCTGGCGCGCGCGGGCCC is a window from the Altererythrobacter sp. B11 genome containing:
- a CDS encoding M23 family metallopeptidase yields the protein MRRAAALGAPAVLAACVPAGSGAPDVAVVQPVEASPAAVAPPQAPRLAGPSTFVYDGQLTQGGWIRGQAPAGTVSARLGEQVLTLDGEGRFFAAFDRDAGPTASLTATLADGRVVRSPLSIAPREWQIERVNVARSPGGPSEAFMKIRRPELAQIAAARAKDTGAEGWRQDFIWPVTGRISGRFGSQRIYRGEPGSYHTGLDISSGTSGTPFVAPADGVVILAAREPFSLEGHLLMIDHGAGLNSAFLHCSEIDVEPGQHVKQGQMLGRIGASGRATGPHLHWSIKWHDARLDPLLFLGPMP
- a CDS encoding DUF2093 domain-containing protein, with the protein product MLMSSGEKAATLIYGPNGFRVVKPGSYVLCAVTGEPIPLEELRYWSVDRQEPYASPEIATQRLNRDS
- a CDS encoding EI24 domain-containing protein — protein: MLAVIASLFRALAQMGDPRVLRILLKSLGVTLLLFALLGGGGWYGLDWLLQRAGLSDALFTGAGEVRGIASLLLALLWLWLAWRIVAMAVIQFYADEAVQAVELRHYPQAAARARDLPLREQLAEGLKSAGRALLVNLIALPFALALLVTGVGTALLFLLVNAVLLGRELVDMVWLRHRSSAGDPAPVSTAERLLLGGAVAMLLAVPFINFLAPMLGAAAATHLIHRRRER
- a CDS encoding esterase-like activity of phytase family protein, whose protein sequence is MSARASRRRQGARGRILRLLAVALVAAALAPGTWWRERVSWGTAEGSPLLTAVPLSVPTDQAGPLRVTGLWWLRSTNQHFGGFSALLARPGGRLFAASDRGRQMDFSSPSDGGGRGPAQFAFFAGRQELDKAGADIESLTADPASGRIWAGYEGANAIERYDPGFANRRRAQPAAMRDWPRNSGPEAILHLRDGRFIVLAEGDPAPLPGETTPGLLFPADPVDAEGDESEPLRFRFPRPDGFRPVDMAQLPDGRVLILLRKFVLGLPPHFETRIILADPARITGGGAWSGETLFELASPLPRENYEGMAIVPGPGDAVTIWLISDDNTSVFQRTLLMRLAWSPSRGAQEKARDSSRAPG
- the xseA gene encoding exodeoxyribonuclease VII large subunit; this encodes MAGPFPDSDDDFDGRDGARGGLVAKGQAGDNAAPLSITEISQLLKRTVEDRFGYVKLRGELSGVKRAASGHLYCCLKDDKAVMDGVMWRTTAQRLGFLPEDGIEVVASGKITTFPGRSKYQIVIEHMEIAGEGALLALLEKTRRRLEAEGLFAAERKRPLPFLPDVIGVVTSPTGSVIRDILHRLADRFPSRVLVWPVLVQGRGSAEQVAAALRGFAAMAPGGGRGGALPRPDLLIVARGGGSIEDLWGFNEEIVVRAIAESPIPVISAVGHETDTTLADYAADRRAPTPTAAAEIAVPVRHELANALGELGLRQRRCVNRPLQLGRERLEARLARMPRPEALAAQAAQRLDELGERLRRGLADRASRARERLQADRARLSAPLLRAQLGEARQRLAGVRLAPVLVQRPLAEGRERLAASWRLAQQLHPERPLQRGYAMVLDGGGRPVTYSAAARREPALTLKFRDGRLDVIPATGEGAEKAGAQAAAPTPAPAPRRASPRARPAPPSAEQPKLL
- a CDS encoding ribonuclease T2 family protein codes for the protein MAHAQAYQCHVPQGPVPVPRVAQDGPARARPISGYTLALSWSPEYCRTRGKSRADARQCSGSSGRFGFVVHGLWPEGGSRGWPQYCPVRNALTGGELARNLCMTPSPALLANEWAKHGSCMAQRPETYFRITRILWNSLRLPDYDRLSRKEGLTAGDVRRGFADANRHWQPEHIGIRLNSRGWLEEMWLCYGTDFLPARCDARRRGSGDSAPVKIWRGL
- the rpmB gene encoding 50S ribosomal protein L28; the encoded protein is MSRICELTGKGRQIGHNVSHANNKTKRVFLPNLQNVTLLSEKLDRSFKFRVSTQGLRSVEHNGGLDNWLLKTSDEKLSPRARKVKRDLKKVQPAA
- a CDS encoding nucleoside deaminase produces the protein MTTWPLPPPMARAIALAERASASGEVPVGAVVMRRGEVLGEGHNAPRGLADPTAHAEILALRQAAQRLGNERLDGCDLWVTLEPCAMCAGAIAHARIARLYYAAPDPKGGAVEHGARLFDQPQCLHRPEVYSGMGEERAAALLRQFFAARR
- a CDS encoding adenosine kinase, producing MPEPRYDVIAIGNAIVDVMAHCTDELIDELGLTRGGMMLVDEEQANQLYEAMGPAREISGGSAANTLAGLSAMGAQCAFIGQVADDQLGAVFAHDIHAVGIDFDTPKRAGEPATARCLIFVTPDGQRTMNTFLGASQFLPATALNEEAIGGARILYLEGYLWDPEEPRAAMRRAIETARAAGRKVAFTLSDTFVIARHGEDFRQLMAEGLIDILFANKAELAAITGKEDFEEGLAEIAPLVPVLVVTRSEEGAVAIAHGERAEAAAEPIAKVVDTTGAGDLFAAGFLFGHVRGRDLATCLRMGAIAAAEIISHIGARSEVDLAALIESKLG
- the purD gene encoding phosphoribosylamine--glycine ligase → MNILLLGSGGREHALAWKLAQSRLIVEAGDTLYASPGNPGIAEHAHLVTLDAANHAAVAAFCADHRIGLVVIGPEAPLVDGLADSLRAEGVAVFGPSKAAAQLEGSKGFTKDLCDRAGIPTAGYFRAASLEQAVQALADFAPPYVLKADGLAAGKGVVIAATQDEAEAALADMFGGAFGGAGAEVVIEEFMEGEEASFFALTDGATILPFGSAQDHKRVGEGDTGPNTGGMGAYSPAPVLTPALRAQAIDRIIAPTVRQMADEGMPYSGVLYAGLMLTEEGPKLVEYNCRFGDPECQVLMMRLESDLGEYMLACAENRLGAMDAPRFSPDRALTVVMAANGYPDTPEKGGTIMGVGVAEETGAKVFHAGTAMEGEHLVADGGRVLNVTARGATTAEAQARAYRAVDAIDFPTGFCRRDVGWREVAREQKRG